tGCTTCTTTGCTGGGgctgcttcctttttctcctcaGACTTTTCTTCTTCCTTCTTTTCTTCCGGATGATCTTCATATCTGAAGAAAGGCAGTTATTAAATGTAAGCTTTTTCACATCACTTTTATtatttaactataatttatattatacaataatGTGTGTACATGCATGTAGGTTGCTGgtttttttaataacataagAATCAATACCTTTTCTTTTGCAAGCACAGTTGCATTTatggttttatgtaaaaaaaaataaagattgcAGTACATAAAAATACTTATTcctgtttttattataattgcaaaggCAAATTTAAGGACTATATTATATTACATAGTGGAAAATAAGTCGAAGGGCCACAATCCTGTTCAATTCGTCACGAacaactgtatttttttacaatcttCTACACATTTATGTCCTTGAAATATAAAGTTTGAGCGAGCCACTTAGTAGTAAAAGAGATGTCAACAGTTTAAGTAATTAAAGAGATGTCGAAAGTGGAgttaaaatcaaattttttgTTACTTAACATTGTTTAGAGGAAAAACAGAGATAGGACCCTAGTTCTGCCAAAACTTGTCACAGACAAAATTCCTTTATTTACAATCATCTACTATAAAGTCAttaaactgtgaaagtttgagtgaAACccttttattagatttttttctggaaaagaTAGAATTAAAGATCATAAACCATTTTTGTGTGTAATGTTTGTCCAGCATTTTAGgaggatttgaaaaaaaaacacgcttcAGGACCTGTAAAAAAGACAATGGGCCATAACACTACCAAAACTGGCGGCAGCCCACATTCTCTTTTTAGCATACATTCGAAGATTAAGGTCAATTAGCCGTGAAATTTTTAGCGAGATCCAACCGATATTTTAACAGGATTTAATACCATAACCAGAACATACAGACAGACCAGAACATACAGACAAACAAGTGCAATTCTCAAGGCCTCCCTCTATGGGGAGGAATACAAGAAAGAAAAGGTACCTGATCAAACATTCACCAGAAAtgtgtacaaaaaaaaatcacataatacaaatcaaaataataaaatatatttatgaaaacaaaacgcATGCCTTTTAATACCTTCtactttttaagttaaaaatatcCAATGAAAGGGTTGTGTGTCCAGAACCCAAGGCTAAATCAGCCTTGATTCAACATATACTACTAGGCATAAGGCTAGGCTTACTTGAAGAGGGCTTTGATTTCTCCTCGTACGAGGGCAACTAGCACTGGTGCTCCTATACAGGCAGGTACAAGGTACAGCAGAGCTGGCTAGAAATGAGAACATCACAGGTATTAGTTTAAGCATTTATACcaataatatcatttttattcAATCCTATATGTGTTCTTGAAAACGTGCTGTATTAGAAACTTAAATGAACTCTACTAACAATGGGCTTAATGGAATTCTTTATACATTTTTCAAATCAATTATCAAgcttttcgaaaaataaaatgaccCCAAAACAAGACATGATTGCTAAAGGTAACAAAATCAGgatacatatatttgtatgtgaAAATATGGTGTTTAAAATAGTCTCAACATCTCTCTATTTACTGGTATATCAAAGCGAAATGTTAACTGACAATGTCATGAATTCCCAAAAGGCAGTAATCATTTGAGTatcgttgtgggaaaactggacttgatAACTGTGtatgaagtgtcatcccaaaataagcctgtgcagtctgcagaggctcaTCAAGGAAAATACTTCCCGCTTTtgtggatttttttgttttaaggaagtctcttctaaacgaaaatccagtgcaCAGGGAGAGTgccatcccagatcagcctgtgcggactgcatgcaTGAAGCCCATTTTTTACATAATGAGACTTATTTAAAGACTATTCTGTTATACTCCCCCTTCTCACTGACCTGTGCATGCTTGAAGAAATGCATGATGACTATGGTGAGGAGGAGACCTAGAAAGTAGGCGATGAAACTGGCGTAGAAATACACACGGCTCTCCTTCTTCTGACTGAAAGAAACAATAGAAAACAATATGAGCCTGAATCAATAACAGGCCACATGGAATCCAGTAACAATAATAACCAATAGGAAACTTGTACAAGTCTGAATCAAAAACAGGCCACATGGAATCCAGTAACAATAATAACCAATAGGAAACTTGTACAAGTCTGTATCAAAAACAGGCCACATGGAATCCAGTAACAATAATAACCAATAGGAAACTTGTACAAGTCTGTATCAAAAACAGGCCACATGGAATCCAGTAACAATAATAACCAATAGGAAACTTGTACAAGTCTGTATCAAAAACAGGCCACATGGAATCCAGTAACAATAATAACCAATAGGAAACTTGTACAAGTCTGTATCAAAAACAGGCCACATGGAATCCAGTAACAATAATAACCAATAGGAAACTTGTACAAGTCTGTATCAAAAACAGGACGCATGGAATCCAGTAACAATAATAACCAATAGGAAACTTGTACAAGTCTGTATCAAAAACAGGCCACATGGAATCCAGTGAAATAATGGTTTGctcctctttttttaatttgctagAGCTTAGTCATAAATTTGATCaataccataattactctaagttCTCGGAcactcttttttagcaaaaataattatttttcgtaactctaaattttcggacatacaggtTTCCTTCCATTCTTAGAAGTGTGTCTAAATTTTCGACAGTTTATTTGACAGCGCTATTCTACAGAATAGCGGTATtctcaatataattataattttcgaaCACCTTAATTTTTATCTCTAATTTTCGGATACCTGTAATTTGTGAATATTTTATGTATctactaggttggcgctaaggaaaaaacttagtcgccaaaTCTGGGGGGGTCCGgcggcatgccccccccccccggatttttttttgatcctagattgtctgtggtgcgttttggggctatttcctgagcaaaattaagattatttgtttctgaaattagccctttttgcttgaaaatttttctttgctggtgagccacttgctgacattttgcagccaatttatttgtttacatagacaccagtggcgtagtgataatgatacactaacaccgttaaacagttttcggtacatgtggtattaAGGTTTGAAACCACTAAAGCAGCCCGCCCGTCTCGGAagtaattatacgacattttataaaatccaaacatttttttttcgtttttgaagaaatgcgtgagGAATTACTAAGTCAGCATGAGACCGCCATTGCATGTCAAAAAAAGTGAGACTCACGACGAAACCGTGAACCTTGACAGGTATAGACGTTTCTGATTCTGCATTCACATCTGCACTATTTTAGACGTCCTCcgatcgcgaacctaacatttggtcatttcctgagtttacattattctgtccgctttcttttctaaagaattgtgttaatttctgttgcttcgactttccatttttgctcgcagcatccatttttcccagaatctgcaactcactttctaaatcggtctttcaagtcgcatagcgaccgtaaagggaagtaactcttatctacttttttagccaatcaaaatcgttgtgtctgtggaaattagtttatagtggctatgtcaatgccataactccgcccatctgattaaatgccaatccgtactggtcgattcgataacgttgaatcataacatctatagcataggtcattacacggcacgcttcagtgattcagtcATCACGTAAATAGCCaagtaaccaaaatgttcaaaaAGTCTGGTTGCAGTGTAAAGCTtgaccaattaagacattagccatgtggattatcgacctaggcggtcgtcattatcccctggggcctttccggtaaggaTGTTATCTTTGTAATCTtggcgatgtttctggcgattgatacggcctgaaaacaggcatttagagtgtgcatttgtaaagcatagggtctatttttttccaatcgccaatttcatgaaaatcttatttttaatcgccagctaggaattgtaatcgccaatggcgatttcggcgatcggtaacgctaacgtagatctaaattttcggacatgaaaaataataaatatttttaagtgtccgaaaacttagagtaattatggtaacTCCAAACCACTTTGTCAGCTATGTTTAAGGGCAAATACCTCAATGATGGGTTGATCACTAGGGATATAAAAGTATTTTGCCCATGTTAACTTCATGCTTTTAACACATTAGCCCTTTAAATTAAATCGTTTAAGAAATGTAGAAAAAAAATCCTCCACAAACTTGTAATTTTCAGACTGACAACCAACGgacagagtgactccaatatacctaAAACTTGTTTGCAGGGTATAAATATAACTTGAGCTCCTGGTGATTTTGATTCTTTTACTTGCTTCATAACTTGACATGTTCATTAAACAAGCAATCCATAAGAATAATATCAATTGTCAAATCCATCTATGTATGTAGCTATCTCATTCTTTCAATGTTCTGGTTTTCCAAATTTAAATCTATTGTTGCAGCCCCTCCACATACCTGATGTCAAATCTGAGCAGTAGGGCTATAAAGATGCCAGGGATGACGATGTCCCCCAGGCCCAACATGGCAAAGTTGTTGGCAGCCAGTCCCTTCTCCAGAAGGTCTTGTGGGAATACCACTAGAAATCAAAAACATACATGTAGCAGGTCTTGTGGGAATACCAATAGAAATcaaatacatacatgtagcaGGTCTTGTGGGAATACCAATAGAAATcaaatacatacatgtagcaGGTCTTGTGGGAATACCAATAGAAATcaaatacatacatgtagcaGGTCTTGTGGGAATACCAATAGAAATcaaatacatacatgtagcaGGTCTTGTGGGAATACCAATAGAAATCAAATAGACATacagttctgggaaaactgggcttaatttatgcAGGCCCAATCAGGGACGATAATTTcaacataaactggattttcgtttagaagagatttcTTTTAAGTCAAACATTCCTTAAAAACTCAAAGTAAAGTCTCCCATAAACAAGTGAGGAATAGACATTAACATCTTATTTGTATAACTCATTTGTCGTTAAACTTGAAGGGTTGTTTATAAGACATGACACATAAATCACATTGTATAGCTGCCTTAAATGACTTGGCAAATGGTAACCATGGCGTAAGTGGTATATTTGAGTCACGTTCTCACAAAACTGgacataacgcatgtgcgtaaagtgtcgtcccagattagcctgtgcaatccgcacgggctaatcagggacgacaatttccgccgtaattggatttttgctaataagagacttgatttaaatgaaaaatgacataaaagcggaaagagtagtccctgcttagcctgtgcagactgcacgggctaatctggggcgacactttacgcacatgcattatgcctagttttctcagaacgccacTAAATTATACGCAGAAATCCAATGACTCTAACATACATTTGATTGGAGCCTCAAAGGACTTGGCCACAGTGACCATGACATTGGTGCCAAACACCCAGAAGACGTCGTAGATGAAGAGACCACCCAGCAGGATGCAGCCAGTGCTGATGCTGTTCAGGGAGAGGAACTCCACACCATTGAGGGCAAACGCCAGCCCAAACAGGTTGTTGGCAATCCAGTGCTGGAAATTCAGAGTTCTATAGTAATTCtaagttgaatttttttttttaagtttacttACTAAGACGTTTAATTTaccttttactttttttattttattaaaaaatcctCACTTTAAATTTAGATAAGAAAAACAGATCAAGTCTCTAATTGTGTGTTAATTGTTAATATTACACAGATTTTTTTTCGTAGTTAAAACACAGTGAGAATCACTGTTATGCACACTTGTTAGTtagtataaaaaaataacatcatgGCATAATAATTTTCGTACATTTCAATTTCATTATGATTTTAACTTAAAACTAATTGCAACAGTTTTATCTAAATTTGACTTcacattaaagaaacaaaattaaTAAGCAAGTAAGTTTCACCTTCTTCATAAGGTACCACAATCCAACGATTCCAGCCAATGCAATCACCAGCAGGTCCTTGCGATCAAACTTCCAGTTCACCACTTCTGAAAACACAGAAAACCACAGACATGAATTACAGATAAGAATGACAAAAGATGACGTTCGATACTGTTAAATGTACATGGTAAGTGTTGGACGTATGAGACATTCTGTAAGGACAAGGTTAAATCGGCAAGCGATATTATGAAAAGCAACGAGAAAACTGATACTATTTTACATGATACAGAATGAATGCAACCAAATATTAATGATGAGAATTCTTGTGAAAAAAAAAGCATCTTTGAATTTAATCTAAAATTCATCAAACAGTTTCAAAGATGGTTCTCTAAAGAAGCATTTTAATAGCGTGCTTGCTTATTTAAGTGGTTACACATATAGCAAAAAGGTAAACTCCAGCGACATGATCAGGAGAGGACTTCTTCTTTACCTACACTACATGTAGTTTTTTATTTCAGTAACTAATAACCTTCAAAGTGCAGGCCAATACCTACACCTAATGCACTAAACATAAAACAGGATTCAAACTGGGGTAACTGCATTTAAACCAGTGCTGGTATTCTCACCTTCCTTCTTGTCTGCAGGTCCCTCTGTGAAGATCAGGTGGTACTCCTGATTGGGGAACAGGGGCGGGATCAGTGGGTTAAGAATAGGACTGGAATACCAagcattttcaatttttaaaataacagtGATTTTACCAGTTGACATCATTTAGATAACTACAAAACATTACTTTGTGTGGTTACTTAAAATTGCCTCATGACATTTATCAATAGGTTTTTCAAGCTTGATTTAACAAAATTGTGTTCTGTAATACAGATTTTATGCATACCGTTCAGCCATTCCAAGAATGGCattctgtttattttaataatgtaacaAACTCTTTTTGGAAACTGATTTACACCTTTGGTGATTGAAAAACATTAAAGACCAGCAAACTTACCTGGCAATGTGTGCCAAAGCCAGAACCCCAAGGAAGAAAAAGTATACAGCAAGTAACATGTTGATATACTCCTTTGAGAATAACTgaaaacaacaatattaaaatgaacatttattgataaacaataGAAACGCATTTAAGTGACATATAAGTTTGGTatataacagtgttttttttcacttaaaggGGAATGGTGgtggggcccgtccaaaggggaaaaaatgcgttgttttttaggaaaaggggaaaattaacaattcactcttttatatgtaattttatttattatatgaatacacatgtttgtatgaatataatattcacagcagaatgtctcagtcctttttctgaaatatatatatcaatgattttttcaacattagtttcagacagttcagccttcatgcacagtctcagttttcttagccattttgagtcaaattgagtttttttaaatcGATTCAATGGCaaatttaagcattttttatcaataaaatggaccaaattggaatgtttttatcaacaaatattgacacaatatagatacataaggccttttcctggccattttgggagaaaaatgcaattcgtgtgaaaagtccactgatttggaaaaaactaatctaatttaatataacactttataataatttaaaatcttataattcatagttatatactttgttagttatttatgaaataaatttgagatatatttgtcatgattatgaaacagttctttctaaaaaaaaaaaaaaaaacattttttttttttttacttctggaggggatttttttacaaaatggggaaaaaatatatactctttttttaggggaatggggccgaatatcggccctgaaattgccataaaaaaactcTGCTGTATATGTTCATATCTCACTAATTTTACTTATGATTCAGTCTGAACTATTACTTTAAACATTTGGACTAAAATGCCTTAACAGTaatccaacttaaacatttgtaCGAAATAGTCTAGGTGTCAAAAGAGTGAATAAAGATAATTACAAAGATGTTAAACATAACTTGTCTCACAGACTTCTAGTTGTCTGTGTACATTACCTGGAAGACAACATATATTCCAAAGAGGGTACAACTGGCAATGATGGGGAACATTGCGGCATCTTTTCTGGTCATTGTCTCTGGTTTCTCGCCAGACTCCTGCAAACGAAAAGCATAACATTTTACTTTAACGACTGGTGTTTATTGCCTCAAATTATGCAGATATTTCCTGGAGGCTGATACCAATAATCAATCAGAGCAACAATACAATTGGGGGAAAACAGCACTTGCAATTGTGCAGAGGTGACAATCAAAGGTGCTTAAGTGTCCCAATATTATTCCCACCTATAAGATGCATGCTTTACACAACTACTTTGACTAAACCAGTAGACTTTTTCTACACTAATATCAACCGCACAAAACTGCAGTAGCACAAAACATCCATAAACCTGTTCAGCCATATGGTTCATCATAGATCAGCAATATCAACCACAAAACGTGTCTCACTATGCAACTGGAGCATTACAAATAATACTGCAATACAAAAAACTACGATGAAAAGAACATTGAAAATTAAGAAACCTACATCATTCAATTAAGGATATAATAAAAATCAACATTCTGGTAACTCGACGATACCTTTTGCTCCTTATGGTACCTCACAGAACGGAAGGCTCCAAAGAAAATCGGTATCAGAGCCATGATAACCAAACTTGAGTACGCCACCAACATCCCCTCTGGTGTAGCGGGTATTTTTGCAGTTCCATTTTCGGCTGTTccattaaatgtttcatttactACCGGCACGTCCGTTACAGTATCTGCCATGTTGACAACTATTGACTGTTTGCACCGAAAGTGTTCGTTATCGTTCAGACGCGTATTTCATTTATATCAACGACATAATCGCCTGAAGCACACTGATCAACTGTAGACAAAACAGTCTATCAACGTGGCCATTAGTATGTAACGGCGTTGTTGATTGGCTTCTAAATTATGTATCGACATGTTTAATTGGCTTGTATATTGACAGTAAAAAAAATGGCTGCGTCCATAGGAATTGTGACTTTGAAGTTTGGAAAAACGCTATGCTTGTGCAATTGCTTAAGATCATTTAGTCTTTCTCGAAGGCTTTTAGCAGCATCAGATAAACCACAACAAAATTCAGACGCAGCAGACAATGACGAATATTTTGATAGAGAGGCCGTTGAAAAACATATTGCTAAATTGAGAGATGCGTCCGGAATGAATGCATTTGAGAAAATGAGGCTGAATGGACAATTGCCAGTATTTAATACTAAGAGAAAATATTTCTATACTAGAGCATTCCAAAGAAAACTGTTTGCGAGATACGGAGCTGCATCAGGTAAATTAAAAATAGCATAGACTTAAATATATTGCTTGGACTACCATAattttaaatgtcgcttttttatgatttttgactggcgcaacattatagttatggaccaaccccattaggaaagtcaaccagaaattcctgaaaagttgacatttaacaaagaccggtccaaagcagcttttaaatgcagttattggcccaaatcaaccacttggttggaaagattgacatttttcacatttcacTGATaaattctttcacaaaatactatcttaaacatttaaaatttatcttttctgcacaaacatatagagaaaaacagcgatgcgacagacattcttgaaatgcgaatatcccgagatttcacggtcatatgacattatttctatttttagtaacataccatgtgctcaagtgttttcaaattcagaatgacatttcccggtattttaaattattcttgcttgttttgtaaacgaaTTGTAGTGTAAATAGAAACTTa
This sequence is a window from Dreissena polymorpha isolate Duluth1 chromosome 16, UMN_Dpol_1.0, whole genome shotgun sequence. Protein-coding genes within it:
- the LOC127862280 gene encoding minor histocompatibility antigen H13-like; translated protein: MADTVTDVPVVNETFNGTAENGTAKIPATPEGMLVAYSSLVIMALIPIFFGAFRSVRYHKEQKESGEKPETMTRKDAAMFPIIASCTLFGIYVVFQLFSKEYINMLLAVYFFFLGVLALAHIASPILNPLIPPLFPNQEYHLIFTEGPADKKEEVVNWKFDRKDLLVIALAGIVGLWYLMKKHWIANNLFGLAFALNGVEFLSLNSISTGCILLGGLFIYDVFWVFGTNVMVTVAKSFEAPIKLVFPQDLLEKGLAANNFAMLGLGDIVIPGIFIALLLRFDISQKKESRVYFYASFIAYFLGLLLTIVIMHFFKHAQPALLYLVPACIGAPVLVALVRGEIKALFKYEDHPEEKKEEEKSEEKKEAAPAKKQSKKEK